In Bacteroidota bacterium, the following proteins share a genomic window:
- a CDS encoding hybrid sensor histidine kinase/response regulator — protein sequence MEYPEPTLLVVDDTEDNLDLLEFALKRKPIKMLRASSGRQCLTIAQEKNPDVILLDIQMPEMDGFETLMHLRANPVTSKIPVIFLTAQRKDASSIERGLELGADEYLTKPIDTEELLVRTKMLVRLVRVERELERTKADFMAMLVHDLRSPLNGIKSVIDFYREIRDQDKQFTAEQLSLLDTAGDSARRMLELINDILDLSKFEAGNMTLDKQKIGVSIILDTVCREMELQFKQKNIALVKKYGDKIPDVVVDAEKVAQVTMNLLSNAMKFTKAGGSVTVVSSVEQEPASAVAQARTFVKVSVTDTGVGIPAEEIPQLFERYKQVSSAKRTKQKGTGLGLSICKLIVQSHGGKMGVESEVGKRTTFHFTLPTE from the coding sequence ATGGAATATCCAGAACCAACACTATTAGTCGTTGACGATACGGAAGACAACCTCGATCTTTTGGAGTTTGCGCTCAAAAGGAAGCCGATCAAAATGCTCCGCGCATCGAGCGGCCGGCAATGTCTCACGATCGCACAGGAAAAGAATCCTGACGTTATCCTCCTCGACATCCAGATGCCTGAGATGGACGGTTTTGAAACGCTGATGCACTTGCGCGCGAACCCCGTCACGTCCAAGATTCCCGTTATTTTTCTCACCGCGCAGCGGAAGGATGCGAGCAGCATCGAGCGGGGATTGGAGCTCGGCGCGGATGAATACCTGACGAAACCGATCGATACCGAGGAACTCCTTGTCCGGACCAAGATGCTTGTAAGGCTGGTGCGCGTGGAAAGAGAGCTCGAGCGGACAAAGGCCGACTTTATGGCCATGCTGGTCCATGACCTGAGGAGCCCGTTGAACGGCATCAAAAGCGTCATCGATTTTTACCGCGAGATCCGGGACCAGGACAAACAATTCACCGCGGAGCAATTGAGCCTGCTCGATACCGCAGGCGATTCGGCGCGCCGTATGCTTGAATTGATCAACGACATCCTCGACCTGTCGAAATTTGAAGCAGGCAACATGACCCTGGACAAGCAGAAGATCGGCGTGTCGATCATCCTCGACACCGTATGCCGCGAAATGGAACTTCAGTTCAAGCAGAAAAATATTGCCCTCGTCAAGAAGTACGGCGACAAGATCCCCGACGTCGTCGTGGACGCCGAGAAGGTCGCTCAGGTGACCATGAATCTTCTGAGTAACGCGATGAAGTTTACAAAGGCCGGCGGCTCGGTGACGGTGGTGTCATCGGTGGAACAAGAACCCGCAAGTGCGGTCGCCCAGGCGAGGACGTTCGTCAAAGTAAGCGTCACGGACACCGGGGTCGGAATCCCGGCGGAAGAAATTCCGCAGCTCTTCGAGCGCTACAAGCAGGTTTCGTCGGCAAAGCGGACGAAACAGAAAGGAACCGGGCTCGGCCTTTCGATCTGCAAGCTCATCGTTCAATCGCACGGCGGGAAAATGGGAGTGGAAAGCGAAGTCGGGAAACGCACGACGTTCCATTTTACATTGCCGACTGAATAG
- a CDS encoding response regulator, producing the protein MKDKILVVDDEDSLRMTLKLRLQAADFDVQVAQDGEEALGILKKGSIDLVLLDINMPKMDGIETLGHVVRDYPWTEIIMLTGFADFSTAIDCLKKGAKDYLVKPIEMTELITRVRSTLRAKTSERAFKELQQRYMSTFFHDLLGPLTTVDSTVEHLIEGKSGSITKEQAMLLRYAGELAEKMVQRVKEMIDLSQFEAGLVVVEKKPLDIPIFAEMMCARYEILAKAKDIRLEKNIEKNLPAVNFDFDKVAQVFNNIFDNAIKYSLRDGVIAITVKKKTEEELGQKKEYIVFSIKDNGIGIHPDELPLVFNKYKEQLTSKPADLKTTVLGLAISRHIVEAHGGKIWVDSEVGKGSTFSFSLPVKN; encoded by the coding sequence ATGAAAGATAAAATCCTTGTTGTAGACGACGAAGACAGCCTCCGGATGACGCTCAAGCTTCGCCTTCAGGCCGCCGACTTCGATGTCCAGGTGGCACAGGACGGGGAGGAGGCTCTCGGAATCCTCAAGAAAGGATCCATCGACCTTGTGCTTCTCGATATCAATATGCCGAAGATGGACGGTATCGAAACGCTCGGTCACGTGGTGCGGGATTATCCGTGGACCGAGATCATTATGCTGACCGGCTTTGCCGATTTCTCGACGGCGATCGACTGCCTTAAAAAAGGGGCGAAGGACTATCTTGTCAAGCCGATCGAAATGACCGAGCTGATCACACGGGTCCGGTCGACGCTGAGGGCAAAGACATCGGAGCGCGCGTTCAAGGAATTGCAGCAGCGGTATATGTCGACCTTTTTCCACGATCTGCTCGGACCGCTGACCACCGTCGATTCGACCGTCGAACACCTCATCGAAGGCAAGTCGGGATCCATCACGAAGGAGCAGGCCATGCTCCTCCGCTACGCCGGAGAGCTGGCGGAAAAGATGGTCCAGCGGGTGAAAGAGATGATCGACTTGTCCCAGTTCGAGGCAGGGCTCGTTGTTGTCGAAAAAAAGCCGCTCGATATTCCGATCTTTGCCGAGATGATGTGCGCGCGGTACGAGATTCTCGCCAAGGCGAAGGACATTAGGCTGGAAAAGAACATCGAAAAGAATCTCCCCGCGGTGAACTTTGATTTCGACAAAGTTGCGCAGGTGTTCAATAATATTTTTGACAATGCGATCAAATACTCTCTCCGCGATGGAGTGATCGCGATTACGGTAAAGAAAAAAACCGAAGAGGAACTCGGGCAGAAGAAGGAATACATTGTGTTTTCCATCAAGGACAACGGCATCGGGATCCATCCCGATGAGCTGCCACTGGTCTTCAACAAATACAAAGAACAGCTGACCTCGAAGCCTGCAGACTTGAAAACCACGGTGCTCGGCCTCGCCATCTCGCGGCATATCGTAGAGGCGCACGGCGGCAAGATCTGGGTCGATTCAGAGGTCGGCAAGGGAAGCACGTTCAGCTTCTCGCTGCCGGTGAAGAACTAG
- a CDS encoding amino acid permease → MANNLFAKKPLSLLLEEMKGENRLRRVLGPVTLTSLGVGAIIGTGIFVLTGVAAHDKAGPGLVLSFALAGVACVFAALCYAEFASMAPVAGSAYTYAYATLGELFAWIIGWDLVLEYAVGSSTVAHGWSAHFQDLLKSFGIVLPYSFANAPFDFNLDTGHFFATGAFFDVPAIVITAIITTILVIGIKESARFNAGMVIVKLAIVLFVIVVGVFYIDPANWRPFAPFGYTGIGFFGHTLFGQAGPSGAPVGVLAGAAIIFFAYIGFDSVSTHAEEAREPQKDVPIGIIASLIICTLLYIIVSGILTGMIPYDKIDINAPVSNAFAQKGLPWARRIIDVGAITGITSVLLVMMLSQPRVLLAMARDGLVPTSFFGAVHDKFRTPWKATILTGVFVAGMAAFLPLRILAELTNIGTLLAFVIVCTAVLIMRRTNPDAARPFRAPFVPLVPILGIVSCLILMFSLPAENWYRLIIWLGLGFIIYFGYGRYHSVMAKIRAAEAAGKS, encoded by the coding sequence ATGGCAAACAACCTTTTCGCAAAAAAACCTCTCTCACTGCTTCTTGAAGAGATGAAAGGAGAGAACAGACTTCGCCGGGTCCTCGGACCGGTGACGCTGACGAGCCTCGGTGTCGGGGCCATCATCGGGACGGGAATATTCGTCCTCACCGGCGTCGCGGCGCATGATAAAGCGGGTCCGGGGCTCGTCCTTTCGTTTGCGCTTGCCGGAGTTGCCTGCGTCTTTGCGGCATTATGCTACGCCGAGTTCGCATCGATGGCGCCGGTGGCGGGGTCTGCCTACACGTACGCTTATGCGACGCTCGGCGAACTTTTCGCATGGATCATCGGATGGGATCTTGTGCTTGAATACGCCGTCGGCTCTTCGACGGTCGCCCATGGCTGGTCGGCGCACTTCCAGGATCTCTTAAAGAGCTTCGGCATCGTTCTCCCGTATTCCTTTGCGAACGCTCCTTTCGATTTCAATCTCGACACGGGACATTTTTTCGCGACCGGCGCTTTTTTCGACGTGCCGGCCATCGTTATCACGGCGATCATCACGACGATCCTTGTCATTGGCATCAAGGAAAGCGCAAGGTTCAACGCTGGGATGGTGATCGTCAAGCTCGCGATCGTCCTTTTTGTGATCGTCGTCGGCGTTTTTTATATCGACCCGGCGAACTGGCGGCCCTTTGCTCCGTTCGGATATACGGGAATCGGTTTCTTCGGACATACGTTGTTTGGCCAGGCAGGACCCAGCGGTGCTCCGGTCGGCGTGCTTGCAGGTGCGGCGATCATTTTTTTTGCGTACATCGGGTTCGATTCAGTGTCGACCCACGCAGAGGAAGCACGGGAACCTCAGAAGGACGTCCCGATCGGAATTATTGCATCGCTCATCATCTGCACGCTTCTCTATATCATTGTTTCCGGCATCCTCACGGGCATGATACCGTATGACAAGATCGACATCAACGCTCCGGTCTCCAATGCATTCGCTCAAAAAGGGCTGCCATGGGCCCGGCGCATTATCGATGTCGGCGCCATCACCGGAATTACTTCAGTCCTCCTGGTGATGATGCTCAGCCAGCCACGCGTTCTGCTCGCGATGGCGCGCGACGGCCTCGTTCCTACCAGCTTTTTCGGCGCGGTCCATGACAAATTCCGCACTCCGTGGAAAGCCACGATTCTCACGGGAGTTTTCGTTGCGGGAATGGCGGCATTTCTGCCGCTCCGGATCCTTGCTGAGCTGACGAACATCGGAACACTGCTCGCGTTCGTCATCGTCTGCACGGCGGTGTTGATCATGCGGCGCACGAACCCCGATGCCGCCCGACCGTTCCGCGCGCCGTTCGTTCCGCTCGTGCCGATCCTCGGGATCGTGAGCTGCCTGATCCTGATGTTTTCTCTCCCGGCAGAGAATTGGTACCGGCTGATCATCTGGCTTGGATTGGGGTTCATCATCTATTTCGGTTACGGCCGCTATCACAGCGTTATGGCGAAAATTCGGGCGGCCGAAGCAGCGGGCAAATCCTAA
- a CDS encoding GH92 family glycosyl hydrolase, translating to MRFLRTPFFLLVSVLWLLPLSAGAQENPVDYVDPRIGASGDDSNCNIGPQLPFGSINPAPETPNSNQNGYNPAQPIRGFGQLHVSGIGWTKYGEVFVSPQVGLAVGELEHDSPKADEVVCPYRYGVTLTRYAVRAEVAPAMHSAIYRFTFPETDAASVIIDATHNIPMDIVPYVGGKVSYAFVSVDSARHRISGGGRYEGGFGAAAYNVYFSAEFTAASAGCGTWLNGKISSSKTAEFLMQANDRVGGYFEFHTAANVPVQMKIAVSLKSVDQAAYWLEHEIPGWNFDEVSRAAETAWNRALGKIRVGGGDSTAKKLFYTALYHSMLMPHNRTGDIPGFADTVQAWDDQYAVWDTWRTMFPLMLLIQPDMVRGNIRSFVARLKKNGMVKDSFIGGVDMIEEQGGNDVDNIIADARVKKLDGVLWDDAYAVMKHNADFDRLGFQGFGNAGIVDSVMASYKVRGWIPAGNMSCSKTLEYAYNDFCAAEVALSLNRKEDFEKYLGRSKRWTNLWNPEAVSDGFKGFITPKDANDAWVPFDPRHYWASWKEYFYEGSSWTYSYFVPHQFSTLVKLSGGKEIFAAKLTHGLQDTLIDFSNEPAFLAVQTFQYAGRPDLASFWVRKLAKDGFTLIGVPGNDDSGAMSSWYAFTAMGFFPNAGQPIYYLTGPMWKKVSVELENGKTLRIDAPEASEKNIYVQSCEVNGKKWNHSWIDHRTIMDGASIKFEMGPNPSAWGQNDSTLVDGVDYLLRPQ from the coding sequence ATGAGATTTTTGCGAACGCCATTCTTCTTGCTGGTTTCTGTTCTCTGGCTCCTGCCCCTTTCCGCAGGAGCTCAAGAGAATCCTGTTGATTACGTCGATCCGCGGATCGGCGCTTCGGGGGACGACAGCAATTGCAACATTGGTCCTCAGCTTCCTTTCGGCTCTATCAACCCCGCTCCGGAAACACCGAACTCAAATCAAAACGGATACAATCCCGCCCAGCCGATCCGTGGATTTGGACAGTTGCATGTCAGCGGAATCGGCTGGACAAAATACGGCGAGGTCTTTGTTTCACCGCAGGTCGGCCTCGCCGTCGGTGAACTGGAACACGATTCACCCAAAGCTGATGAGGTTGTCTGTCCATACCGGTATGGCGTCACGCTCACTCGGTATGCCGTTCGGGCCGAGGTCGCACCGGCGATGCATTCCGCGATCTATCGCTTTACATTCCCCGAGACGGACGCCGCCAGCGTTATTATCGATGCAACACATAACATTCCGATGGACATCGTCCCGTATGTCGGTGGAAAAGTTTCGTATGCATTTGTCTCCGTCGACAGTGCCCGCCATAGGATCTCGGGAGGGGGGAGGTACGAAGGAGGATTCGGTGCTGCTGCATACAACGTATACTTCTCCGCAGAATTCACCGCCGCTTCCGCGGGCTGCGGAACATGGCTGAACGGGAAAATTTCATCGTCCAAGACGGCTGAGTTTCTGATGCAGGCGAACGATCGCGTCGGCGGTTATTTTGAGTTTCATACGGCTGCGAACGTCCCCGTGCAGATGAAGATTGCAGTCTCATTGAAAAGCGTCGACCAGGCGGCGTATTGGCTTGAGCATGAAATTCCCGGATGGAATTTCGACGAGGTCAGCCGGGCGGCGGAAACTGCCTGGAACCGGGCGCTGGGAAAAATTCGTGTCGGAGGGGGAGATTCAACGGCAAAGAAGTTGTTTTATACCGCGCTCTATCATTCGATGTTGATGCCGCATAACCGGACGGGCGATATTCCGGGTTTTGCCGATACGGTGCAGGCGTGGGATGACCAATATGCCGTGTGGGATACGTGGAGGACGATGTTTCCGTTGATGTTGCTAATCCAGCCTGACATGGTTCGCGGGAATATCCGCTCGTTCGTCGCGCGGCTGAAGAAAAACGGAATGGTCAAAGATTCGTTCATCGGCGGAGTCGACATGATCGAAGAGCAGGGGGGCAATGATGTCGATAATATCATCGCCGACGCGCGTGTGAAGAAGCTTGACGGCGTGCTATGGGACGATGCCTATGCGGTGATGAAACACAACGCCGACTTCGATCGGCTCGGCTTCCAGGGGTTTGGCAACGCCGGCATTGTCGATTCCGTGATGGCAAGCTATAAGGTCCGCGGATGGATTCCAGCGGGGAATATGTCCTGCTCGAAGACGCTCGAATACGCCTATAACGATTTTTGTGCCGCTGAGGTTGCTCTTTCGTTAAATCGTAAGGAAGACTTCGAAAAATATCTGGGAAGGAGCAAACGCTGGACGAATCTTTGGAATCCCGAAGCTGTCAGCGATGGGTTCAAAGGGTTCATCACTCCGAAGGATGCCAACGACGCGTGGGTCCCCTTCGACCCGCGGCATTACTGGGCTTCATGGAAAGAATATTTCTATGAAGGCAGCTCGTGGACATATTCCTATTTTGTTCCGCATCAGTTTTCTACCCTTGTGAAATTATCAGGGGGAAAAGAAATATTTGCCGCAAAGCTGACTCACGGTTTGCAGGATACGCTCATCGATTTTTCGAATGAGCCGGCTTTCCTTGCCGTTCAGACATTTCAGTATGCCGGGCGCCCCGACCTTGCGAGTTTTTGGGTGAGAAAGCTTGCGAAGGATGGATTCACGCTCATCGGCGTTCCGGGGAACGACGACAGCGGTGCGATGAGTTCGTGGTACGCCTTTACGGCGATGGGGTTCTTTCCGAATGCCGGTCAGCCGATCTATTACCTGACAGGGCCGATGTGGAAGAAGGTATCCGTCGAGCTTGAAAACGGCAAAACGCTCCGCATCGATGCGCCGGAGGCCTCAGAAAAAAATATTTATGTGCAATCGTGCGAGGTCAACGGTAAAAAATGGAATCACTCGTGGATTGACCACCGCACTATTATGGACGGCGCCTCTATAAAATTTGAAATGGGGCCAAACCCATCAGCATGGGGGCAGAACGACTCAACCCTCGTTGATGGCGTCGATTACCTGCTCCGCCCGCAATAG
- a CDS encoding efflux RND transporter periplasmic adaptor subunit — protein MKKKIFISSFAVVGLTVAGVLFFGNSKSSKETELPKVKIARGNIIDKALAVGTIEPENEISVKSKVGGVVKQIFADAGTYVNAGDKLLEVKPDPAPQELADAKRGVQLAEVEVANVSKDLAREEEMFKKKMISSKEYEDAQRRAQEGDLHLKIAKEKLALLESGRVSIGNTEIESIIKAPISGYVLSKAVEVGDPVTPLTTYQEGTVLMKMASMERLLFKGTVDEIDVGKLKEGMPTELKVGALPNDTIPGTLRKISLKADKKENATVFAIEILIPKTSNATLRAGYSANANIIIQKKENVLMIPERVVTFRNDSAIVNIALGAGREEQRAIKTGLSDAINVEVIDGLKEGDEVYEKPVKKID, from the coding sequence ATGAAAAAGAAGATATTCATCTCCTCTTTCGCGGTTGTAGGGTTGACTGTTGCGGGCGTTCTTTTCTTCGGGAACTCGAAAAGTTCCAAGGAGACCGAGCTTCCAAAAGTGAAGATCGCGCGGGGCAATATCATCGATAAGGCCCTTGCCGTCGGAACCATCGAGCCCGAAAACGAGATCTCCGTCAAGTCAAAAGTCGGCGGTGTCGTGAAGCAGATCTTCGCCGATGCGGGGACGTATGTCAATGCCGGAGACAAGCTCCTCGAGGTAAAGCCCGACCCGGCTCCGCAGGAGCTGGCAGATGCGAAAAGAGGAGTGCAGCTTGCGGAGGTCGAGGTCGCAAATGTTTCGAAGGACCTTGCCCGCGAAGAGGAGATGTTCAAGAAAAAAATGATATCAAGCAAGGAATACGAGGACGCCCAGCGCAGAGCTCAGGAAGGGGACCTCCATTTGAAGATCGCCAAGGAAAAGCTCGCTCTTCTTGAAAGCGGCCGGGTCAGCATCGGGAACACCGAGATCGAGTCTATCATCAAAGCTCCGATCAGCGGCTACGTGCTCAGCAAGGCGGTCGAGGTCGGCGACCCGGTGACTCCGTTGACGACGTACCAGGAAGGAACGGTCCTGATGAAAATGGCGAGCATGGAGCGGCTGCTCTTCAAAGGGACCGTGGACGAAATCGATGTCGGCAAGTTGAAAGAAGGAATGCCGACCGAACTGAAGGTCGGGGCGCTTCCGAACGACACGATTCCCGGAACCCTCAGAAAAATCTCCCTTAAGGCGGATAAGAAAGAGAACGCTACAGTATTTGCGATCGAGATTCTGATCCCCAAAACGAGCAACGCAACGTTGCGGGCGGGATACTCGGCAAACGCCAACATCATCATCCAGAAGAAAGAGAACGTCCTCATGATCCCCGAGCGTGTGGTGACCTTCAGAAACGATTCGGCCATCGTCAACATAGCGCTCGGTGCCGGCAGAGAAGAGCAGCGTGCCATTAAGACCGGACTCAGCGATGCCATTAACGTTGAAGTGATCGACGGGCTGAAAGAAGGGGATGAAGTGTACGAGAAACCGGTGAAGAAAATCGATTAG
- a CDS encoding ABC transporter permease — MDQLRTILKEFILDLRMQKLRVFLTVFGITWGTVAIIVLIAFGLGFKKQLSANMHGIGESIAIMFPGKTTKVYEGFGTGRQISFIEDDAALIQTQVPAVRAISPEYIKYRVPVHVGQNILNPAITGIYPIYGEMRNIIPEPGGRFVDDLDMKERRRVVILGDKVKQFLFGETEAVGRIIYVADVPFTVIGVMQKKTQNSSYQSRDQDRIFIPASTYSSVFGQIHLQNIIFQPRDPSRAEEVDDQVREVLGKRYRFDPTDHDAVWIWDTNNFDKFLFYFFLAFNLFMGLIGSFTLAVGGIGVANIMYIVVQERIKEIGIKRAVGAKRWNILFQFFMETFFIIVIGSSIGFAIAYGIIQLMQFIPIQEFVGTPVLSPEVAAATVFVLAVVGFAAGVMPARRAANLDVVECLRT, encoded by the coding sequence ATGGACCAGCTGCGCACGATCTTAAAGGAATTTATTCTCGACCTTCGCATGCAGAAACTGCGCGTGTTTCTCACTGTTTTCGGCATTACGTGGGGAACGGTCGCGATCATTGTCCTCATTGCGTTCGGGCTTGGATTCAAGAAGCAGCTGAGCGCCAACATGCACGGGATCGGAGAGAGCATAGCGATCATGTTTCCCGGCAAGACGACAAAAGTGTACGAGGGGTTCGGCACCGGAAGACAGATCTCCTTTATAGAGGATGACGCAGCACTCATTCAAACCCAGGTTCCCGCGGTTCGGGCGATAAGTCCCGAGTACATCAAATATCGCGTCCCCGTTCATGTCGGACAGAATATTTTGAATCCGGCGATCACCGGAATTTATCCGATCTACGGCGAAATGAGGAACATTATTCCCGAGCCCGGCGGGCGTTTCGTGGACGATCTCGATATGAAAGAGCGGCGGAGAGTTGTTATTCTTGGCGATAAGGTCAAACAATTTTTGTTCGGCGAAACAGAGGCGGTGGGGCGGATCATCTATGTCGCCGATGTTCCGTTCACCGTAATCGGGGTCATGCAGAAGAAGACGCAGAATTCGTCGTACCAATCGCGCGACCAGGACCGGATCTTCATTCCCGCATCGACATATTCCTCTGTGTTCGGCCAGATTCATCTCCAGAACATCATCTTTCAGCCGAGGGATCCATCCCGGGCCGAAGAAGTCGACGATCAGGTTCGCGAAGTTCTGGGGAAGCGTTACCGGTTCGACCCGACAGACCACGACGCCGTGTGGATATGGGATACCAACAACTTCGATAAATTTCTTTTCTATTTTTTCCTCGCTTTCAATTTGTTCATGGGTTTGATCGGAAGCTTTACGCTGGCCGTCGGCGGGATTGGGGTCGCTAACATCATGTATATCGTCGTGCAGGAGCGGATCAAGGAGATTGGCATCAAACGCGCTGTTGGGGCGAAACGATGGAATATCCTGTTCCAGTTTTTCATGGAAACATTTTTCATCATCGTGATCGGCTCCTCGATCGGATTTGCGATCGCGTACGGGATCATTCAATTGATGCAGTTTATCCCCATCCAGGAATTCGTGGGCACGCCCGTGCTTTCGCCCGAGGTAGCAGCGGCGACGGTCTTTGTCCTCGCTGTCGTCGGCTTTGCGGCCGGCGTTATGCCCGCCCGCCGTGCGGCGAACCTGGACGTCGTCGAATGCCTCAGAACATAG
- a CDS encoding ABC transporter permease, with protein MWLELLREFFYDLNAHRTRAILTLVAIIWGTIAVVLLLAFGEGLTDRLTAGLINAGNRIMIVFPGETGLNFEGLPKGRRVRMVEEDVAMLEQSIPAIETASPQYRTNITLTYKKLSMTTECEGVNAEFEEMRRMYPAGGGRFLDKLDVAEQRRVIFLGPKIAKDIFGDENPVGKVLLADGIPFTVVGIMEEKLQTSMNNGPDDRRAIMPYSTFRTMYGNQYVNSIVVRPSDPEKQKLVKSELYRVLGRKYRFDPSDERALGIWDFIENEAINRKVGLGISIFLGSVGFLTLLIAGVGVANVMYVVVKERTKEIGIKMAIGARKGYILFQFIFEALLISFLGGFIGLMFSWGVIAAVRTIPADDGPMQFLGRPILSVNIMLLTTGILALIGVLSGFFPARKAANVDPVESLRYE; from the coding sequence ATGTGGCTTGAACTCTTAAGAGAATTTTTTTACGACCTGAACGCCCACCGCACACGAGCCATTCTGACGCTTGTCGCGATCATATGGGGAACGATCGCCGTCGTCCTTCTTCTTGCCTTCGGTGAAGGCCTCACCGACAGGCTCACCGCCGGATTGATCAACGCGGGCAACCGGATCATGATCGTCTTTCCGGGCGAAACGGGATTGAATTTTGAGGGCCTGCCAAAAGGAAGACGGGTCCGCATGGTTGAAGAAGATGTTGCAATGCTCGAGCAATCGATCCCCGCGATCGAGACCGCAAGCCCCCAATACCGGACCAATATCACGCTCACCTACAAAAAACTCTCGATGACGACCGAGTGCGAAGGGGTGAACGCGGAGTTCGAAGAAATGCGGCGCATGTACCCCGCCGGCGGCGGAAGATTCCTGGATAAGCTTGACGTCGCGGAACAGAGGAGAGTGATCTTTCTCGGCCCGAAGATCGCAAAGGATATTTTCGGCGACGAAAATCCCGTCGGGAAGGTCCTTCTGGCGGACGGCATTCCGTTCACGGTTGTCGGTATTATGGAAGAGAAACTTCAGACCTCGATGAATAACGGTCCCGACGACCGCCGTGCGATCATGCCGTACTCGACCTTTCGGACAATGTATGGGAATCAGTATGTGAACTCGATCGTCGTCCGGCCGAGCGATCCCGAAAAACAAAAACTGGTCAAAAGCGAGCTGTACAGAGTTCTCGGGAGAAAGTACCGCTTTGATCCGTCCGACGAGCGGGCGCTCGGGATCTGGGATTTTATCGAGAATGAAGCGATCAATAGAAAGGTCGGATTGGGAATTTCCATCTTCCTTGGATCGGTCGGATTTTTGACGCTGCTGATCGCTGGGGTCGGCGTTGCCAACGTCATGTACGTCGTCGTCAAAGAACGGACGAAAGAGATCGGCATCAAAATGGCGATCGGCGCCAGAAAAGGGTACATCCTTTTTCAGTTCATCTTCGAGGCGCTTCTTATATCGTTTCTCGGCGGATTCATTGGCCTCATGTTCTCCTGGGGTGTCATAGCGGCGGTTCGAACGATTCCCGCCGATGACGGACCGATGCAATTCCTCGGCAGGCCGATCCTATCGGTCAATATTATGCTTCTGACGACGGGGATTCTCGCTCTTATCGGCGTACTTTCGGGATTTTTCCCGGCGCGGAAAGCGGCGAACGTTGACCCGGTCGAATCTCTCAGGTACGAATAA
- a CDS encoding helix-turn-helix transcriptional regulator encodes MKKNENKQKKSSSTALKNVLKNDGRKLTWLAAVTNIQYQRLQRIVNQGYDPSIREAVKIAGALRKPITALFPLDGLEEAFLQNDSALSLNSVRPVKGNSEI; translated from the coding sequence ATGAAAAAAAACGAAAACAAACAAAAGAAGAGTTCGTCAACCGCGCTGAAGAATGTGTTGAAGAACGACGGAAGGAAACTAACGTGGCTGGCCGCCGTCACGAACATCCAATACCAGCGGCTGCAGAGGATTGTCAATCAGGGGTATGATCCGAGCATTCGGGAAGCGGTCAAGATAGCGGGGGCATTACGGAAACCGATCACAGCACTTTTTCCGCTCGATGGACTGGAAGAAGCATTTCTTCAGAATGATTCGGCCTTATCGCTGAATTCGGTCCGGCCCGTCAAAGGGAACTCTGAAATTTGA